A stretch of the Gossypium hirsutum isolate 1008001.06 chromosome D07, Gossypium_hirsutum_v2.1, whole genome shotgun sequence genome encodes the following:
- the LOC107954171 gene encoding protein RGF1 INDUCIBLE TRANSCRIPTION FACTOR 1 isoform X2: MKLQGEMMVPPWLESLLSTAFFTICPRHRDTPRNECNMYCLDCMDDAFCFYCRSSRHKDHHVIQIRRSSYHDVVRVAEIQKVLDISGVQTYVINSARVLFLNERPQPKISSSSSSSKGVSYLCEICSRSLLDPFRFCSLGCKLVGIRKKGDTSFVVGSNKKNEEEAMKQRREGITATRLASKQQGDDEELRERSPQEMYTSSASTPPHFNSRRRKGIPHRAPFAS, translated from the exons ATGAAATTACAGGGAGAAATGATGGTACCACCATGGCTTGAATCACTGTTATCGACTGCATTCTTCACCATCTGCCCCAGACACCGAGACACACCGCGAAACGAATGTAATATGTATTGTCTTGATTGCATGGACGACGCCTTTTGCTTTTATTGCCGGTCCTCAAGGCACAAAGATCATCATGTAATTCAG ATCAGACGGTCATCATATCATGATGTTGTAAGAGTTGCGGAAATTCAAAAGGTACTGGATATAAGTGGAGTGCAAACATATGTGATCAACAGTGCTAGAGTTCTTTTCCTAAATGAGAGACCCCAACCAAAGATTAGTagtagcagcagcagcagcaaagGGGTTTCTTATTTGTGTGAAATTTGTAGCAGGAGCCTTTTGGATCCCTTTCGTTTCTGTTCTTTGGGTTGCAAG CTTGTAGGAATAAGGAAAAAGGGGGACACGAGCTTTGTGGTTGGAAGCAACAAGAAGAATGAGGAAGAAGCAATGAAACAAAGAAGAGAAGGAATTACGGCGACAAGATTGGCATCAAAACAACAAGGAGATGATGAAGAATTGCGTGAAAGAAGCCCACAAGAAATGTATACATCTTCGGCATCCACGCCTCCTCATTTTAATTCCAGGAGAAGAAAAGGCATCCCTCATAGGGCTCCTTTCGCTTCCTAG
- the LOC107954171 gene encoding protein RGF1 INDUCIBLE TRANSCRIPTION FACTOR 1 isoform X1 encodes MMGEMMVPPWLESLLSTAFFTICPRHRDTPRNECNMYCLDCMDDAFCFYCRSSRHKDHHVIQIRRSSYHDVVRVAEIQKVLDISGVQTYVINSARVLFLNERPQPKISSSSSSSKGVSYLCEICSRSLLDPFRFCSLGCKLVGIRKKGDTSFVVGSNKKNEEEAMKQRREGITATRLASKQQGDDEELRERSPQEMYTSSASTPPHFNSRRRKGIPHRAPFAS; translated from the exons ATGATG GGAGAAATGATGGTACCACCATGGCTTGAATCACTGTTATCGACTGCATTCTTCACCATCTGCCCCAGACACCGAGACACACCGCGAAACGAATGTAATATGTATTGTCTTGATTGCATGGACGACGCCTTTTGCTTTTATTGCCGGTCCTCAAGGCACAAAGATCATCATGTAATTCAG ATCAGACGGTCATCATATCATGATGTTGTAAGAGTTGCGGAAATTCAAAAGGTACTGGATATAAGTGGAGTGCAAACATATGTGATCAACAGTGCTAGAGTTCTTTTCCTAAATGAGAGACCCCAACCAAAGATTAGTagtagcagcagcagcagcaaagGGGTTTCTTATTTGTGTGAAATTTGTAGCAGGAGCCTTTTGGATCCCTTTCGTTTCTGTTCTTTGGGTTGCAAG CTTGTAGGAATAAGGAAAAAGGGGGACACGAGCTTTGTGGTTGGAAGCAACAAGAAGAATGAGGAAGAAGCAATGAAACAAAGAAGAGAAGGAATTACGGCGACAAGATTGGCATCAAAACAACAAGGAGATGATGAAGAATTGCGTGAAAGAAGCCCACAAGAAATGTATACATCTTCGGCATCCACGCCTCCTCATTTTAATTCCAGGAGAAGAAAAGGCATCCCTCATAGGGCTCCTTTCGCTTCCTAG